TCAGGCCGTGCTTCCTGGCGAAGACTTCGAGGTCGGGGCGGCGCGCCATGCTGCCATCGGTATTCATGATCTCGCAGATCACACCGGCCGGGGGCAGTCCGGCCAGGCGCGCCAGATCGACGGACGCCTCGGTCTGGCCCACGCGCCGCAGCACGCCACCCGGCACGGCGCGGAGGGGGAAGACGTGGCCGGGCCGGCGCAGGTCGGAGGATCGAGTGGCGGGATCGACCAGCAGTTCAATGGTGCGCGCCCGGTCCCGAGCGCTGATGCCTGTGGTCACGCCGAAGCGGGGGTGGGCGTCCACCGAGACCGTAAAGGCGGTGCCGAAACCCTCCTGGCCGGACTCGGTCATGGGCGCCAGCTCGAGCTCGTCGACGCGGCTGGCCGCGAGCGCCGCGCAAATCAGCCCGCGGCCGTGCGTGGCCATGAAGTTCACGATTTCCGGCGTGATCCTGGCTGCGGCGCAGACCAGGTCGCCTTCGTTCTCACGGTCCTCGTCATCCGCGACAATCACCACTTTCCCGTCGCGGATATCCTGGATCGCGCTCTCGACGCGGTCGAACGGCATGCCGACCTCCCTGCCAATAGATGGGGCCGCCCGCCTGTCCTTTATACCCCGGCAGTTCCCCGCCGGGCCAGGTAGTGGACGACAAACTTGCCCAGCAGATCGCCCTCCACGTTGACCGCGTCACCCGGCATGAGGTGCGGGAACGCGGTGTGCTCCCAGGTATAGGGCACGAGCGCGATTTGCGCCACATCGGGCGCGGGCAGCGCGCTCACGGTCAGGCTGACGCCGTTGATGGCGATCGAGCCGTGCAGCACCGTGACGTCGCTAACCTGCGCAGGAATGCGGACCTCGGCGAGCACCAGCTCCTGCTGCCGCTCGAGGCGAAGCAGCTCGCCCACGCCGTCCACATGGCCCTGCAGCAAATGGCCGCCCAGGCGATCCCCCAGCGCCAGCGGGCGCTCGAGGTTCACCGGGCGGCCCCGCTCGAGGCTGCCCAGTGTCGTCCTCGACAGCGTAGTGGCCACCGCCTCGATCAGGAAGCCGGTGGCATCGACCGCCACGATGGTCTGGCACACGCCATCCACGGCGATCGACTCGCCGGGGGCGAGCCGGGGCGCCAGCGGCTCCGCGGCAACGCTCAGGCGCAATCCGCTGCCGAAGGACTCGACATCGCGAACGCGGCCCAGCGCTTCAATGATCCCGGTGAACACGGCGGCTATTCCGCGCGGTCCAGCACGAGCAGTGCTTCGTCTTCGAAATGCCGGAGCTGCTGTAGTTTCCAGCCGCCGGCCGCCTGGCGCGGCGGCTCTCCCGGGAAGGCGGCCGGGCCGGCCTGGCCGTAGAGCACGGGGGCGTAAAAGAGGTAGAGCCGCTGCACGCGGCCGGCCGCGACCAGGGCCGAGCCGAGCCGGCCGCCGCCCTCGCAGAAAACCGACTGCACGCCTGCCGCCCAGAGCCGATCGAGCACGGCCTCGAGCGATATGCCGCCCGCGTCCCGGGGCACGCGTTCCACGCGCACGTCCGCCCGCTCTAGCCCGAGCTGCGACTCGCGGGGGGCATCTTCCGCACAAAAGAGCCACACCGGCGTGTCCCCCGCCGTCTGCGCCAACCGGCTATCCAGCGGCAAGGTGGCATGAGTGTCGACGACGACACGCGCCGGCGCGGTGCGCGGCTGGATCGCCCCCCGCACGTTCAGCCGCGGGTCGTCCGCGCGGACGGTCCCGGCACCGACCATGATGGCGTCGAACCCGGCGCGCAGCCGCTGAACCTCCGCCTGCGCAGCGGGACCGGTAACCGTGGACGGGCGCCCCGCCTGCTCTGCCAGGCGGGCATCCAGCGACAGCGCATACTTCAGCGCCACGAATGGCGAGCCCTTCTCCTGCACGTGAAAGAACATGGCGTTCTGCGCGCGCACAGCCTCGCGCTCGACGCCGCCGAGGACGTCCACGCCCGCAGCGCGCAGGTGGGCCGCACCACCGCCCGCTTGCGGGTTCGCGTCTTCGGCGCCGTAGACCACCCGCCGCACGCCGGACTCCAGGATCCGGGCGCAGCACGGTGGGGTCTTGCCGTAGTGCGAGCAGGGCTCGAGCGTCACGTACAGCGTCGCGCCGGCCGCGTCCGGGCCCGCCGCCTCGAGAGCC
This region of Gemmatimonadota bacterium genomic DNA includes:
- a CDS encoding riboflavin synthase → MFTGIIEALGRVRDVESFGSGLRLSVAAEPLAPRLAPGESIAVDGVCQTIVAVDATGFLIEAVATTLSRTTLGSLERGRPVNLERPLALGDRLGGHLLQGHVDGVGELLRLERQQELVLAEVRIPAQVSDVTVLHGSIAINGVSLTVSALPAPDVAQIALVPYTWEHTAFPHLMPGDAVNVEGDLLGKFVVHYLARRGTAGV
- the ribD gene encoding bifunctional diaminohydroxyphosphoribosylaminopyrimidine deaminase/5-amino-6-(5-phosphoribosylamino)uracil reductase RibD encodes the protein MDRAWMRRAIALAEAGWGQVHPNPLVGAVVVRDARAVGEGFHARYGGPHGEVAALEAAGPDAAGATLYVTLEPCSHYGKTPPCCARILESGVRRVVYGAEDANPQAGGGAAHLRAAGVDVLGGVEREAVRAQNAMFFHVQEKGSPFVALKYALSLDARLAEQAGRPSTVTGPAAQAEVQRLRAGFDAIMVGAGTVRADDPRLNVRGAIQPRTAPARVVVDTHATLPLDSRLAQTAGDTPVWLFCAEDAPRESQLGLERADVRVERVPRDAGGISLEAVLDRLWAAGVQSVFCEGGGRLGSALVAAGRVQRLYLFYAPVLYGQAGPAAFPGEPPRQAAGGWKLQQLRHFEDEALLVLDRAE